A window of Methanooceanicella nereidis genomic DNA:
GACAAACCGGATTATATCATTGACAGGATCGACGAGATATACGATGTTTTGAACGACCTCAGCTATAGATGATACTTATGAAGATCAAAATAGGGAAGGTAAAAGAAGATTCGGACCTGTATAAGTACCTTAAAAAACGTTCATTAAATAAAACAATGGGCATTGGCAGCAAGCCCGCGTTATATGTTGAAAAATTGAACGGTTCACATAATGTCTATCGTATCAGCGATAGAAAAAGCCATAAAAAATTCATTATAAAGTCATTTTATGAAGAGGGAAAATCAAGATCAAACATGGTACATTACCTTAACAAAGAGTATGACAGGATAAAATACTTTAGAGATCTGGGTGTGGGCAATGATCGATACAAGACTGTAAAGGTCATCAATAAAAACGACGAGAATCTTTTTTTGATAGAAGAATATGCCCCTGGTGCCAGCCTTTCCACATTCATAAAAAAAGCATATATCGAAGACAAGCCTGAAATACTCTACGAAAAGCTGACGCTGCTGGCAGGGTATCTAAGCAGCCTCCATAAAAAGACCGGGAAAAAGCGCAGGATAAACCGGACGGCAGTAAAAAAAGAAATAATTAAGCATTCATACCAGGCTTATTGCGAAAAAGCCCTTGACGGAGAGGAGCTGCCACATATAGAACACCTTTTAGATAAGTGGCTATCATATGATCCGGTAAGAAAAGCCCATATATCCCTTGTGCATGGAGACGCCACCCCATCCAATTTTTTATTCAGCGAGAACGGTATGTTAGCGATCGACCTTGAGCGGTCGCGATACAGGGACCCTGTACAAGATCTCGGGACAATGGCAGGGGAACTGTTCCATTATGCGACCATGTATACTAAGAACCCGTACAACGCCGATAAATTCATAGGCCACATGTACTGGTACTATGCCGGAAATTTTGATGACCAGTCTGGCATGTTCATAGACCTGACCAAACGTAACCCGCTTTATATGGCAAACTCAATGTTCCGGATATCCAGGAACCCTTACATCTCGCTCAAGTATAAGAGAAAGCTGGGACACTACGCAATGAAATGCCTTAGCTCCATAGATAGGATGGGTAAATAATAAGAACATGACGGAAGTATTCTTGTACCATAAAAGAGTAAATAAGTCGATGGAGGTCCCCATATGGAACAAAATGAGGGATTTATTGATAGTGTTGTCAATTCTTTTAAATACGGATTGTCAAATCCGGCATCGCTTCTTGTAGGCGGGTTATTATTTATCTTAAGCCTGGCGATCATCGGCATACCGTTTGTGCTGGGATATGTGACCAGATGCATGAGAGAGCTTTTAAAAGGTAACAAAAAAATGCCGGATTTTGACGATGTTGGAGAACTCCTAAAAGATGGCATTTTCGTGACCATACTGTTCGTGATATATGGCATCGTCATTTTCTTGATCTATCTCGTTGCCCTGATCCCGATAATTTTATCGGATATGGCA
This region includes:
- a CDS encoding aminoglycoside phosphotransferase family protein, with amino-acid sequence MKIKIGKVKEDSDLYKYLKKRSLNKTMGIGSKPALYVEKLNGSHNVYRISDRKSHKKFIIKSFYEEGKSRSNMVHYLNKEYDRIKYFRDLGVGNDRYKTVKVINKNDENLFLIEEYAPGASLSTFIKKAYIEDKPEILYEKLTLLAGYLSSLHKKTGKKRRINRTAVKKEIIKHSYQAYCEKALDGEELPHIEHLLDKWLSYDPVRKAHISLVHGDATPSNFLFSENGMLAIDLERSRYRDPVQDLGTMAGELFHYATMYTKNPYNADKFIGHMYWYYAGNFDDQSGMFIDLTKRNPLYMANSMFRISRNPYISLKYKRKLGHYAMKCLSSIDRMGK